A region from the Aegilops tauschii subsp. strangulata cultivar AL8/78 chromosome 5, Aet v6.0, whole genome shotgun sequence genome encodes:
- the LOC109777380 gene encoding uncharacterized protein: protein MEGMEDEAKKKKKRSKKRGRLKSFLHFPKALKKLHGHGRPSANDNPSPSPSAAAAAGSLLSACMHPRTNSFSSGVRQRHVAAGNRDDDDGDGALAVNFRSLRVGPTAVPDDDDDGDDEDGSSTQEDDGGSESEGGDVVAGMAAKKVFSGGSGCGVAVVTLSVAPHEDFRRSMREMADAHARVEAARVGTRAATAVDWDFMEELLFCYLQLNDRAVHKDILRAFTDTVAALRRRRRTPAPKPKSRRTRQPRRGARGSGVDDDDDVDEAVDSNS, encoded by the coding sequence ATGGAGGGGATGGAAgatgaggccaagaagaagaagaagaggagcaAGAAGCGCGGAAGGCTCAAGTCATTCCTCCACTTCCCCAAGGCCCTCAAGAAGCTCCATGGCCATGGCCGTCCGAGCGCCAACGACAACCCATCCCCTTccccctccgccgccgcagccgccggcTCGTTGCTCTCCGCGTGCATGCACCCCCGGACCAACTCCTTCTCCTCCGGCGTCCGCCAACGCCACGTCGCTGCCGGTAACCGCGACGACGACGATGGCGACGGCGCTCTTGCCGTCAACTTCCGGTCTCTCAGGGTCGGCCCGACCGCCGTTcctgacgacgacgacgacggcgacgatGAGGACGGCTCGTCGACGCAGGAGGATGACGGCGGCTCTGAGAGCGAGGGGGGCGATGTCGTGGCCGGGATGGCTGCCAAGAAGGTGTTCTCCGGAGGGAGCGGCTGCGGCGTGGCGGTGGTGACGCTCTCCGTCGCGCCGCACGAGGACTTCCGGCGGTCCATGCGGGAGATGGCGGACGCGCACGCGAGGGTGGAGGCCGCCCGCGTCGGCACGCGCGCGGCGACGGCGGTGGACTGGGACTTCATGGAGGAGCTGCTGTTCTGCTACCTCCAGCTCAACGACCGGGCGGTGCACAAGGACATACTCCGGGCGTTCACCGACACCGTCGCGGCGCTCCGGAGGCGGCGCAGGACACCGGCGCCGAAGCCGAAGAGCAGGCGGACACGGCAGCCGCGGAGGGGCGCCAGAGGATCCGGcgtcgacgacgacgacgacgtcGACGAGGCGGTGGACTCGAACTCGTGA
- the LOC109777381 gene encoding uncharacterized protein: MTGKKRKAEAARLDETDRAMYGAFRGAANSLSQLYTLAMGGQKLSFQAGERHAMEKLYEWILRQHENGLRLTVGDIASHVQHEIQYGGDNPLASPRSQYASQSTHGTVHMPNTSNQQPSASLFALGNPGLTQPKNSAVFSNALSSPVRRGLQPYHLDQGGDAGYFANGLAREPNPTASNDSSMDMHSDSPAHDSS; encoded by the exons ATGACGGGGAAGAAGCGCAAGGCGGAGGCGGCGCGGCTGGACGAGACGGACCGGGCCATGTACGGCGCGTTCCGGGgcgccgccaactcgctctcGCAGCTCTACACGCTCGCCATGGGCGGCCAGAAGCTCTCCTTCCAGGCCGGCGAGCGCCACGCCATG GAAAAGCTGTATGAATGGATCTTAAGACAGCATGAAAATGGTTTGAGGCTGACAGTTGGTGATATAGCCTCGCACGTCCAG CATGAGATTCAGTATGGAGGCGACAATCCGTTGGCCTCTCCAAGATCACAATATGCAAGCCAAAGCACTCATGGTACCGTGCATATGCCCAACACAAGCAACCAGCAACCATCTGCAAGCTTATTTGCACTAGGAAACCCAGGGTTGACGCAGCCCAAGAACTCGGCGGTCTTTTCTAACGCACTATCCAGCCCCGTGCGCCGGGGCCTGCAACCATACCATCTGGATCAGGGTGGGGATGCAGGCTACTTTGCGAACGGCTTAGCTCGCGAGCCGAATCCCACGGCTTCAAACGACTCATCCATGGACATGCATTCGGACAGCCCAGCTCACGACTCCTCCTGA